Proteins from a single region of Trichomycterus rosablanca isolate fTriRos1 chromosome 16, fTriRos1.hap1, whole genome shotgun sequence:
- the coro6 gene encoding coronin-6 yields MSRSIVRQSKFRHVFGQSAKAEQSYDDIRVSKVTWDSSFCAVNPKFLAVIVESSGGGSFLVLPLSKVGRVDKNYPLVVGHSGPVLDIDWCPHNDNILASGSEDTTAMVWQIPDHTPTRPISEPIVVLEGHSKRVGIVSWHPTARNILLTAGSDNLIIIWNVGTGESLITMDDHPDLIYNVSWNYNGSLFCTTCKDRRVRVCDPRKREVVAERLAPHEGIRPMRAIFTKEGNIFTTGFTRMSQRELGLWDPTNFEEPIAVLELDTSNGVLLPFYDPDTSMVYLCGKGDSSIRYFEITDEPPYVHYVSTYSSKEPQRGMGFMPKRGVDVSKCEIARLYKLHERKCEPITMTVPRKSDLFQDDLYPDTAGPEPGLEPEEWLEGRDEDPILISLRDGYIPPKSRELKVAKKNVLDSRPATRRSMSTVEGSSLPPQLLEKLVEEIQSLKAAVLSQEKRICDLENKLSKYTNGTV; encoded by the exons ATGAGTCGCAGCATTGTGCGCCAGAGTAAGTTCCGGCATGTTTTCGGTCAGTCTGCGAAAGCTGAGCAGAGCTACGATGACATTCGGGTTTCCAAGGTGACATGGGACAGCTCGTTCTGTGCAGTCAATCCAAAGTTCCTGGCTGTTATAGTAGAGTCTAGCGGTGGTGGATCTTTTTTAGTTCTGCCTCTCTCAAAG GTGGGACGTGTGGATAAGAACTATCCTCTTGTGGTGGGACACTCTGGACCTGTCCTCGATATTGACTGGTGTCCTCACAATGACAACATCCTGGCAAGCGGCTCTGAAGACACCACAGCCATG GTATGGCAGATTCCAGACCACACTCCAACCCGGCCCATCAGTGAGCCCATTGTAGTGCTGGAGGGCCACTCCAAACGCGTAGGCATTGTCAGCTGGCACCCCACTGCCCGCAACATCCTTCTCACAGCAG gTAGTGATAACCTGATCATCATTTGGAACGTGGGGACTGGAGAGTCCTTAATCACAATGGATGATCACCCTGACCTCATTTACAATGTTAGCTGGAACTACAATGGCAGCCTCTTTTGCACAACTTGCAAAGACCGCCGTGTTCGTGTTTGTGACCCGCGAAAGAGAGAGGTGGTGgcg GAACGACTGGCACCACATGAGGGCATCAGGCCCATGAGAGCCATCTTTACCAAAGAGGGCAACATCTTCACTACAGGATTTACCAGGATGAGTCAAAGAGAGCTCGGCCTCTGGGACCCG ACAAATTTCGAGGAACCTATTGCAGTTTTGGAGTTGGATACAAGTAATGGAGTATTACTGCCATTTTATGATCCAGACACCAGCATGGTTTACCTGTGTGGCAAG GGGGACAGCAGCATTCGCTACTTTGAGATCACAGATGAGCCCCCATACGTGCACTATGTCAGCACATACAGCAGCAAAGAGCCACAGCGAGGCATGGGTTTTATGCCCAAGAGAGGAGTAGACGTCAGCAAGTGTGAGATTGCCAG GTTATATAAGCTTCATGAGAGGAAGTGTGAGCCTATTACTATGACAGTTCCTAGAAAG TCGGATCTATTCCAGGATGATCTGTATCCTGACACAGCCGGTCCAGAGCCAGGGCTGGAACCTGAGGAGTGGCTGGAGGGGCGAGATGAAGACCCCATTCTAATCTCCCTAAGAGATGGCTACATTCCCCCAAAGAGCAGAGAGCTGAAGGTGGCTAAGAAAAATGTTTTGGACTCCAGGCCTGCAACTCGCAGGAGTATGTCTACTGTTGAAGGAAGCAGCTTGCCA CCTCAGTTGTTGGAAAAACTTGTGGAGGAGATTCAGAGTCTGAAGGCTGCGGTTCTTTCTCAAGAGAAGCGAATCTGTGATTTAGAAAATAAGCTCTCCAAGTACACCAACGGCACAGTCTGA